A single region of the Saprospiraceae bacterium genome encodes:
- a CDS encoding SPFH domain-containing protein, translating into MEPGMIIPFVFIALLILSGIFTVKQQTIALVERLGKFHSIKGPGLQFKIPFIDKVAGKVNIKIQQLDVLVETKTKDNVFVKLKVSVQFRVLEDAVYDAFYKLENPYEQITSYVFDTVRAEVPKLKLDDVFERKDDIAVAIRRELEEAMNEYGYGIVKALVTDIDPDHEVKISMNRINAAERGKLAAEYEGEAERIRIVAKARAEAESKRLQGQGIADQRREIAKGLEESVEVLNSVGINSQEASALIVVTQHYDTLQSMGENANSNIILLPNSPSAGSDMLSQMVTSFSASQQIGEAMKERNKLELKNKETIELRSKK; encoded by the coding sequence ATGGAACCAGGAATGATTATTCCTTTTGTTTTTATCGCGCTACTTATCTTATCCGGAATTTTTACGGTAAAGCAACAAACCATTGCATTGGTAGAAAGGCTTGGCAAATTTCATAGTATAAAAGGGCCTGGCCTCCAGTTTAAAATACCATTTATTGACAAGGTGGCGGGTAAAGTAAACATAAAAATCCAGCAGTTAGATGTTTTAGTGGAAACCAAAACCAAAGACAATGTATTTGTTAAGCTGAAGGTTTCTGTTCAATTCAGGGTCTTGGAAGATGCGGTTTATGATGCCTTTTACAAGCTTGAAAATCCCTATGAGCAGATTACCTCCTATGTTTTCGATACGGTTAGGGCAGAGGTGCCAAAGTTAAAGCTGGACGACGTTTTTGAACGTAAAGATGATATTGCCGTTGCGATTCGGCGTGAACTGGAGGAAGCCATGAATGAATATGGCTATGGCATTGTAAAAGCCTTGGTTACAGATATTGATCCTGATCATGAGGTTAAAATTTCTATGAACAGGATTAATGCGGCAGAACGCGGAAAATTGGCGGCAGAATACGAAGGAGAAGCCGAGCGAATCCGAATTGTGGCAAAAGCCAGGGCAGAAGCTGAAAGTAAGCGCCTGCAAGGTCAGGGTATTGCGGATCAACGTCGCGAAATTGCCAAAGGACTTGAAGAATCGGTAGAAGTGCTAAATAGTGTGGGCATTAACTCGCAGGAAGCTTCGGCGCTTATTGTAGTTACACAGCACTATGATACGCTTCAATCTATGGGTGAAAATGCCAATAGCAATATTATTCTTTTACCCAATTCACCATCTGCGGGAAGTGACATGTTGTCCCAAATGGTGACTTCCTTCTCCGCATCCCAACAAATCGGGGAGGCGATGAAAGAAAGAAATAAATTGGAGTTGAAGAATAAAGAAACGATTGAGTTGCGATCTAAAAAGTAA
- a CDS encoding outer membrane beta-barrel protein, giving the protein MKQHRSFSFFLPLLFLSLVEIANAQRFGLSGGASVNPITSLRVSGIMELDMGNWLSIQPEIAYFRKGHPSLIDRLSEIQSDFGYGALDMISCPILFKLKMEREDFAAYLLAGPELSFGYAALAVYVLEDGAYQREHIPINRYAVKHWDLGVTIGLGLEKHIRQEQRIFMDFRYYLGLNNINIDQRSVLYLEAFYFNFGMLIPFHLKHHQK; this is encoded by the coding sequence ATGAAGCAGCATCGCTCCTTTTCCTTTTTTTTGCCCCTATTGTTTTTATCGCTGGTAGAAATTGCCAATGCTCAACGATTTGGACTCAGTGGAGGAGCCAGTGTGAATCCCATTACCAGTTTGAGGGTGTCTGGAATAATGGAGCTGGATATGGGGAACTGGCTTAGCATCCAGCCAGAAATTGCGTACTTTAGAAAAGGGCACCCCAGCCTAATTGATCGATTATCAGAAATACAATCAGATTTCGGTTATGGCGCCTTGGATATGATTAGTTGTCCTATCTTGTTTAAGCTAAAAATGGAAAGGGAAGATTTTGCCGCCTATTTACTAGCCGGGCCGGAACTTAGTTTTGGTTATGCGGCTTTAGCGGTTTATGTATTAGAAGATGGCGCCTATCAAAGGGAGCATATCCCAATTAATAGGTATGCAGTTAAGCATTGGGATTTGGGTGTTACCATTGGACTGGGTTTGGAAAAGCACATTCGGCAAGAGCAACGAATTTTTATGGACTTTCGTTATTACCTAGGACTGAACAATATTAATATTGACCAACGAAGTGTCCTTTACCTGGAAGCTTTTTACTTCAACTTTGGCATGCTCATTCCTTTTCACCTGAAGCATCATCAAAAATAA
- a CDS encoding gliding motility-associated C-terminal domain-containing protein, with translation MVLIPKAISATHIVGGEMNYTCLGEDQYEITLTIFRDCFNGDPNAWFDNPASIGVFNRENELLQEILVPLVNNDTLNPILSGECFVIPPNVCVHTTTYRTIITLPPVIGGYQLAYQRCCRNQTIVNIVQPLATGATYGVTISEQALLECNSNPKFQEWPPLYICVNQPIFFDQSAVDIDGDSIVYRLCTPLQGANQTIPQPQPPNPPPYAPINWVDPPYNVNNMLNGVPGDEPLQIDPDNGLLTGLPNTIGQFVVGICVEEYRNGVLISTTRRDFQYNVGICGESISSFFAPEVQCDNLSVQFENNSEGADDFLWIFGDLNEPIATSTEREPLFTFPDTGRYTVTLIAEPGETCRDTFSREIQLNANSLFPDFELTVDYCTDTLFLKVNDLSVDTLSVPITWEWLVLPDATIFTGRNPALFSTATGEITVQLTVTAANDCAQSISKTIISNTIQAAILADSISICKGESVRLSTFLFPAYTFEWSPASTLNNPLSANPLATPEVNTTYILSVSNEAGCFWKDSIQVDVLSITIELPPDTSICTPAHWLTVRSDQLLAFTWSSTADFSEVLGYGDSILVYPRGETTYYLSAENDSGCRLEEKINVVANAVDLHPNPTPIICQGDSLLIAFSNDDLSDTLQLNWIADNYILSEDGLEALIRVGKGGGHYFFLEATNQFGCTSLDSISINVIDTTATAAVFSATQCSGYAVNFYTESPNAPFFVWHFGDPTAPAATAIGETAQYTYPGPGEYEVMVTVDVAAACKDTFRQLVTIGEPGIEPAFSWELQHCSDTARVLFKDQSVNTQSVITDWIWDIGGASFQGQDSFSLTFFQSDTLLASLEIVSADGCRDTIQEQIHIPVIENQLQDTLLLCFGESIALNPDGRPDYLYEWSPSIDLDNPNAENPIAKPLSTTLYRVTITDGAENCQLEGQVLVEVTNEIQYELPEDQTICEDFFQLYVKTQDNVHLTWANNASFLPSLGNKDSLLVRPIGEQTYYIRLEDENNCRVEDDITINSVAIRIQVEAEETICIGDTADINVTSIGNQILTYAWSPISHIIGPSNTSHIQVNPTLSTNFDLTVTNSEGCQLDTTIRINLFNFIPPLVIAADRDTVMDGETTQLFATFNENYSYQWATDPSLSSLTIADPVASPVETTTYALSIRDQNGCFNQASITIFVFSPACNTPFIFVPNAFTPNGDNRNDEFKVYGVPIDELQLMIYDRWGEKVYETDNPEEGWDGTFDGRQLPSDVYAYYVRIKCFNGEEFTAKGNITLIR, from the coding sequence ATGGTTTTGATTCCTAAAGCGATTTCAGCCACCCATATCGTTGGGGGGGAAATGAATTATACTTGCCTGGGAGAAGACCAATATGAGATAACCTTGACCATTTTCAGGGATTGCTTTAATGGGGATCCTAATGCTTGGTTCGACAACCCTGCTTCGATTGGGGTTTTCAATAGGGAAAACGAACTATTGCAGGAAATACTTGTTCCCTTAGTCAATAATGATACTTTAAACCCCATTTTGAGCGGGGAGTGTTTTGTCATTCCTCCGAATGTATGCGTTCATACGACAACCTATCGTACCATCATAACCTTACCGCCCGTAATTGGTGGCTATCAATTGGCTTACCAAAGGTGTTGCCGCAATCAAACCATTGTAAATATTGTTCAACCCTTAGCCACTGGGGCGACTTATGGGGTAACCATCTCTGAACAAGCACTTTTGGAATGCAATAGCAACCCGAAATTTCAGGAATGGCCACCGTTATATATCTGTGTTAACCAACCTATCTTTTTTGATCAATCTGCTGTAGACATTGATGGAGATTCTATTGTCTATCGCTTGTGCACTCCCCTGCAGGGAGCCAATCAAACCATTCCTCAACCCCAACCTCCTAATCCTCCGCCTTATGCTCCGATCAATTGGGTTGATCCGCCTTATAATGTCAATAATATGCTAAATGGGGTGCCTGGTGATGAACCCTTGCAGATTGATCCTGATAATGGCCTATTGACAGGATTACCTAATACCATCGGGCAGTTTGTGGTAGGAATTTGTGTTGAAGAATATAGAAATGGGGTCTTGATTTCTACTACCAGACGAGATTTTCAATATAATGTCGGGATTTGTGGAGAATCGATTTCCTCCTTTTTTGCACCTGAAGTGCAATGTGATAATTTGAGTGTGCAATTTGAAAACAATAGCGAGGGCGCCGATGATTTTTTATGGATTTTTGGTGATTTGAACGAACCAATCGCCACCTCCACCGAACGAGAACCTTTGTTCACTTTTCCTGATACGGGCAGGTATACCGTTACTTTAATTGCAGAACCGGGAGAAACCTGTAGAGATACTTTTTCTAGAGAAATTCAATTAAATGCCAATTCTCTTTTCCCTGATTTTGAGTTAACTGTTGATTATTGTACCGATACTCTTTTTTTAAAAGTAAATGACCTGAGCGTGGATACACTTTCCGTGCCGATAACATGGGAATGGTTGGTATTACCAGATGCAACTATTTTTACTGGGCGAAACCCCGCATTGTTTTCGACAGCTACTGGCGAAATAACGGTTCAGCTAACGGTCACTGCTGCTAACGACTGTGCGCAATCTATTTCAAAAACCATTATATCAAATACTATACAGGCCGCAATTTTAGCGGATTCGATAAGCATTTGTAAGGGAGAATCGGTGAGGTTGAGCACTTTTTTATTTCCTGCTTATACTTTTGAATGGTCTCCTGCCAGTACCTTAAACAACCCATTGTCAGCCAATCCTTTAGCTACACCAGAGGTCAATACCACCTATATCCTTTCTGTATCAAATGAAGCAGGTTGTTTTTGGAAAGATAGTATACAGGTTGATGTGCTAAGTATAACCATTGAACTACCTCCGGACACTTCGATTTGTACGCCAGCCCATTGGCTCACCGTTCGGTCCGACCAATTACTGGCCTTCACTTGGTCGAGTACTGCAGATTTTTCTGAAGTACTAGGCTATGGGGATAGTATATTGGTATATCCTCGTGGAGAAACGACTTATTATTTAAGCGCAGAAAATGATAGCGGGTGCCGGTTGGAAGAAAAAATCAATGTTGTGGCGAATGCTGTGGACCTTCATCCTAATCCTACACCGATTATTTGCCAAGGAGACTCCTTGTTGATTGCTTTTAGCAATGATGACCTCAGTGATACTTTACAATTAAACTGGATAGCGGATAATTATATCTTATCAGAAGATGGATTGGAAGCCTTGATCAGGGTAGGGAAGGGGGGGGGGCACTATTTTTTCTTGGAAGCCACGAACCAATTTGGATGTACCAGCTTAGATTCTATTTCCATAAATGTGATAGATACGACCGCTACTGCTGCCGTTTTTTCAGCAACGCAATGCAGTGGCTATGCCGTCAATTTTTATACTGAAAGCCCCAACGCTCCTTTCTTCGTTTGGCACTTTGGTGATCCAACTGCTCCTGCTGCTACTGCCATCGGGGAGACAGCTCAGTACACTTATCCCGGCCCTGGGGAATATGAAGTGATGGTGACAGTAGATGTAGCAGCTGCCTGCAAAGATACTTTTCGCCAGTTGGTAACCATTGGGGAACCTGGAATTGAGCCTGCTTTCTCCTGGGAATTGCAACACTGCTCAGATACAGCAAGGGTGCTTTTTAAGGACCAATCTGTTAATACACAAAGTGTGATCACCGACTGGATTTGGGATATTGGTGGCGCTTCCTTCCAGGGGCAGGATAGCTTTTCGCTTACTTTTTTTCAATCCGATACCCTGCTCGCTAGCCTGGAAATTGTTTCAGCTGATGGCTGTCGAGATACCATTCAAGAACAAATTCATATACCAGTCATTGAAAATCAACTTCAAGATACCCTGCTTTTATGTTTTGGGGAGTCCATTGCTTTGAATCCTGATGGTAGGCCGGATTACCTTTACGAATGGTCTCCATCCATCGACCTGGATAATCCTAATGCAGAAAACCCGATTGCCAAGCCACTTTCAACTACCCTTTACCGTGTGACTATAACGGATGGAGCAGAAAACTGCCAATTAGAAGGACAGGTTTTGGTAGAAGTAACAAATGAAATACAATATGAACTTCCTGAAGACCAAACAATTTGCGAGGATTTTTTCCAACTTTATGTAAAAACACAAGACAATGTGCACCTTACTTGGGCCAACAATGCAAGTTTTTTGCCCTCCTTGGGTAACAAGGACAGCCTTTTGGTGCGCCCCATAGGTGAACAAACTTATTATATCCGATTGGAAGATGAAAATAATTGTAGGGTAGAAGATGACATAACTATTAATAGTGTTGCCATTCGCATCCAAGTGGAAGCAGAGGAAACCATTTGTATAGGAGATACTGCCGACATCAATGTTACTAGCATTGGCAATCAAATATTGACCTATGCCTGGTCCCCAATTAGCCACATCATTGGACCTTCCAATACCAGCCATATCCAGGTAAATCCAACCCTTTCTACCAATTTTGACCTGACAGTTACGAATAGCGAAGGTTGTCAATTAGATACCACCATTCGCATCAATCTATTTAATTTCATACCGCCATTAGTAATCGCCGCTGATCGGGATACCGTAATGGATGGAGAAACGACCCAGCTTTTTGCTACGTTCAATGAAAATTATAGCTACCAATGGGCTACTGACCCAAGTTTAAGCAGTTTAACTATTGCTGATCCAGTGGCAAGCCCAGTTGAAACCACCACTTATGCCTTGTCTATTCGAGATCAAAATGGCTGTTTTAACCAAGCATCTATTACGATTTTTGTGTTTTCTCCGGCCTGTAATACCCCATTTATTTTTGTTCCTAACGCCTTTACACCCAATGGCGATAATCGCAACGATGAATTTAAAGTCTACGGCGTTCCGATAGATGAATTGCAACTCATGATCTATGACCGCTGGGGAGAAAAGGTGTATGAAACTGACAATCCCGAGGAAGGATGGGATGGAACCTTCGATGGGCGACAACTTCCTTCGGATGTCTATGCATATTATGTGCGCATCAAATGTTTCAATGGGGAGGAGTTCACTGCTAAAGGAAACATTACTTTGATCAGATAG
- a CDS encoding NAD(P)H-hydrate dehydratase, producing the protein MKIFSAEQIRHWDQFTIEYEPISSLALMERASNAFVDWWVTTFPDTDRAVIIFCGMGNNGGDGLAVARLLHQNFYTVKVFICRIGKVISADCAANYEALQAVKAVEISEIKEGDTWPGIAPTAILIDAIFGSGLNRPIKGYWGDLIQYLNQIKLPIIAIDIPSGLFADQPSIGENIIQAKYTLSFQSPKLAFLLPQNHKYVGNWVVRDIGLLPQFSRAEPTSFYLLTSETIKQWLISRHQFDHKGTFGHALLVVGSYGKMGAAVLAAKACLRSGVGLLSVHIPTCGYQIMQSQVPEAMVLTDEHASYLTGISQGENDKAIGIGCGIGQEAATQEALFKIIKTAQRPLLLDADALNILGKNPTWLNQLPPKSILTPHPKEFERLFGATVDDFQRLALLSQKAVEHQLIIVLKGAFTCIALPNGVCYFNTTGNPGMATGGSGDALTGIICGLLAQGYPPEQAALIGVHLHGLAGDLAASEWGEEALLPSDLIQHLGKAFTQLKMRK; encoded by the coding sequence ATGAAGATTTTTTCTGCTGAACAGATCCGCCATTGGGATCAATTCACCATTGAATACGAGCCTATTTCATCGTTGGCCTTGATGGAACGTGCTTCTAATGCCTTTGTAGATTGGTGGGTAACAACCTTTCCTGACACCGATCGAGCGGTTATTATTTTTTGCGGGATGGGCAACAATGGCGGCGATGGCCTGGCCGTAGCTAGATTGTTGCACCAAAATTTTTATACCGTCAAAGTATTTATTTGTAGGATTGGAAAGGTGATTTCGGCTGACTGTGCCGCCAATTACGAAGCGTTGCAAGCAGTAAAGGCAGTGGAAATTAGCGAAATTAAGGAAGGGGATACCTGGCCAGGTATTGCTCCGACGGCTATCCTAATTGATGCCATTTTTGGTTCGGGTTTGAATAGACCAATCAAAGGCTACTGGGGAGATTTGATCCAATATTTAAATCAAATAAAACTTCCAATTATTGCTATTGACATTCCATCTGGCCTTTTTGCTGATCAGCCAAGCATTGGTGAAAACATTATCCAAGCAAAGTATACCCTAAGTTTTCAATCTCCCAAATTAGCCTTTTTATTGCCACAAAATCATAAGTATGTAGGAAATTGGGTAGTTAGGGACATTGGTTTATTGCCTCAATTTTCAAGAGCAGAGCCGACCTCGTTTTACCTATTGACGAGTGAGACGATAAAGCAATGGCTGATTAGCAGGCACCAATTTGATCATAAAGGAACTTTTGGGCATGCCTTACTGGTGGTGGGAAGCTATGGAAAAATGGGTGCCGCTGTTTTGGCGGCCAAAGCTTGCCTGAGGAGTGGCGTAGGGTTGCTCAGTGTGCACATTCCAACCTGTGGTTATCAAATTATGCAAAGCCAAGTTCCAGAGGCCATGGTTTTGACCGATGAGCATGCTTCTTATTTGACAGGAATAAGCCAAGGAGAAAATGATAAAGCAATAGGAATAGGATGTGGAATAGGACAAGAAGCAGCCACCCAGGAAGCGCTTTTCAAAATCATTAAAACCGCTCAACGGCCGCTCCTATTGGATGCAGATGCGCTTAATATTTTAGGTAAAAATCCTACTTGGCTTAATCAATTACCTCCTAAGAGCATTTTGACACCTCATCCCAAAGAATTCGAAAGGTTATTCGGAGCTACGGTTGATGATTTTCAACGATTAGCGCTACTTAGTCAAAAAGCGGTAGAACACCAGCTAATTATTGTTTTAAAAGGGGCTTTTACCTGTATTGCACTTCCTAATGGAGTTTGTTATTTTAACACCACGGGGAACCCGGGTATGGCAACAGGAGGAAGTGGCGATGCATTGACAGGTATTATCTGTGGGCTTTTGGCACAGGGATATCCGCCCGAACAAGCTGCCTTAATCGGGGTGCATCTGCATGGCCTGGCAGGAGACCTCGCAGCTAGTGAATGGGGCGAAGAGGCCCTACTACCAAGTGACCTTATCCAACACCTTGGAAAAGCTTTTACACAATTAAAAATGAGAAAATGA